The Streptomyces sp. NBC_00691 genome has a segment encoding these proteins:
- a CDS encoding SpoIIE family protein phosphatase → MTAGSFPGTAGRVGVPLDGKGLLDVLGVAAVVIDAHGRIVLWSPQAEDLFGFGADEALGQYMARLVVGADHREEALRLFGEVLREGSTWAGVFPVRHKDGTVRNVEFRNMRLTDDLGGLYALGIAADRSAVERVEAELALSDRLVSQSPIGLAVLDTDLRYVLVNPALERINGIPAAMHLGRRIGEMVPEIDAPALEAALRAVLTTGTPLLDHPTVGRTPADPDHDHAWSVSFYRLEGPEDRILGVAASVIDVTERMRADADADRSRRRLALIADASARVGTTLEVEKTADELASVVVPELADIAAVDVLDSVLALRRPGAPEEGPELFRALAVKAAGRTEALPAADPPGAITMYGADRLVTRCVHTGLPVLVERVGPGDLSRIARSPEAAELLARAGVHSYLAVPLIARGEVLGALDLKRDRNRLPFDGDDVLLATELAARAAVSIDNARWYQSVRNSAVTLQRSLLPGVPPDQTGLEVAARYQPAQASSEVGGDWYDVIPLPDDKTALVVGDVMGSGIDAAAAMGRLRTATCAFADLDLPPSEVLRHLDRITAGLEHYIATCLFAVHDPELDRVRISNAGHLPPVRIPADGPAELVSVPPGTPLGVGGGTFRTTWVPFRPGDRLVLYTDGLIETRHEAIDERLALLVGLLDDMRGPLEETCDQLLRALRRPGAPDDVALLIARSTG, encoded by the coding sequence GTGACGGCCGGTTCCTTCCCGGGGACGGCGGGGCGGGTCGGTGTGCCCCTCGACGGCAAGGGCCTTCTCGACGTGCTGGGGGTCGCCGCCGTCGTCATCGACGCCCACGGCCGGATCGTGCTCTGGAGCCCGCAGGCCGAGGATCTCTTCGGCTTCGGCGCCGACGAGGCCCTGGGCCAGTACATGGCCCGGCTGGTCGTCGGGGCCGACCACCGGGAGGAGGCGCTGCGCCTCTTCGGAGAGGTGCTGCGCGAGGGCTCGACCTGGGCGGGGGTCTTCCCCGTACGGCACAAGGACGGCACCGTACGGAACGTGGAGTTCCGCAACATGCGGCTCACCGACGACCTGGGGGGTCTGTACGCGCTCGGCATCGCCGCCGACCGCTCGGCCGTCGAACGGGTCGAGGCCGAGCTCGCGCTCTCCGACCGGCTCGTGTCCCAGTCCCCGATCGGCCTCGCCGTCCTGGACACCGACCTGCGCTACGTCCTGGTGAACCCCGCCCTGGAGAGGATCAACGGGATCCCGGCCGCGATGCACCTCGGACGGCGGATCGGCGAGATGGTGCCCGAGATCGACGCCCCGGCCCTCGAAGCCGCGCTGCGCGCCGTCCTGACCACGGGCACACCGCTGCTCGACCACCCCACCGTCGGACGGACCCCGGCCGACCCTGACCACGACCACGCCTGGTCGGTGTCCTTCTACCGCCTGGAAGGACCGGAGGACCGGATCCTGGGGGTCGCCGCCTCCGTGATCGACGTGACCGAGCGGATGCGGGCGGACGCGGACGCCGACCGCTCCCGGCGGCGGCTGGCCCTCATCGCGGACGCCTCGGCCCGGGTCGGCACCACCCTGGAGGTGGAGAAGACCGCCGACGAGCTGGCCTCGGTGGTGGTGCCGGAACTCGCCGACATCGCCGCGGTCGACGTCCTCGACTCCGTCCTCGCCCTGCGCAGGCCCGGCGCTCCTGAGGAGGGGCCCGAACTGTTCCGGGCCCTCGCGGTGAAGGCCGCGGGCCGGACGGAGGCGCTGCCGGCCGCGGACCCGCCCGGGGCGATCACCATGTACGGGGCCGACCGGCTCGTCACCCGGTGCGTGCACACCGGGCTGCCCGTCCTGGTGGAACGCGTCGGCCCCGGCGATCTGTCCCGGATCGCGCGGAGCCCCGAGGCGGCCGAGCTGCTCGCCCGGGCGGGGGTGCACTCGTATCTGGCGGTGCCGCTGATCGCGCGCGGCGAGGTACTCGGCGCGCTCGACCTCAAGCGGGACCGCAACCGACTGCCCTTCGACGGTGACGACGTGCTGCTCGCGACGGAGCTCGCGGCCCGCGCGGCGGTCAGCATCGACAACGCGCGCTGGTACCAGAGCGTGCGGAACTCGGCGGTGACGCTCCAGCGCAGTCTGCTGCCGGGCGTGCCGCCGGATCAGACGGGTCTGGAGGTCGCGGCCCGCTACCAGCCCGCGCAGGCGTCGAGCGAGGTCGGGGGCGACTGGTACGACGTGATCCCGCTGCCCGACGACAAGACGGCGCTGGTCGTCGGGGACGTGATGGGCAGCGGGATCGACGCGGCGGCGGCGATGGGCCGGCTGCGGACCGCCACCTGCGCGTTCGCCGACCTCGATCTCCCGCCCTCCGAGGTCCTGCGGCATCTGGACCGGATCACGGCGGGCCTGGAGCACTACATCGCGACCTGCCTGTTCGCCGTGCACGACCCGGAACTCGACCGGGTCCGGATCTCGAACGCGGGGCATCTGCCGCCGGTACGGATCCCGGCGGACGGCCCGGCCGAGCTGGTGTCCGTACCGCCGGGAACGCCGCTCGGAGTGGGCGGCGGCACGTTCCGCACGACCTGGGTGCCCTTCCGGCCGGGCGACCGGCTCGTGCTCTACACGGACGGTCTGATCGAGACCCGCCACGAGGCGATCGACGAGCGGCTCGCCCTGCTCGTGGGCCTCCTCGACGACATGCGCGGTCCCCTCGAGGAGACCTGCGACCAGCTCCTCCGGGCCCTGCGCCGGCCCGGTGCTCCGGACGACGTCGCGCTGCTCATCGCCCGGAGCACGGGATGA
- a CDS encoding MFS transporter translates to MRWYLTGIVVSGFGTTAMWLVSGIWVKSLTGSDSLAALAAFALWAPVLLGPLLGTLADRVRRRPLLIVLDLAAAALLPVLLWVDSADRVWLLFAVLVLYGAQGAVHEAAEQALVATVMDEKRLGTFNGLRMTANESTKLIAPLVAAGLFAAYGGGTVALLDAASFALAAGLFALMPVREERPARPESRHWWRETTEGARLLRASPVLRPLVATGAFTMLLAGVNGAAVYAVVDRGLGHAPAYAGLLYAVQGVGSVLAGLVTGPLLRRTPERTLAAAGLALFAVAVGVRALPYEATALAASAAIGLGLPWVLVAVVTAVQREAPPEAVGRVAATAHTLVMAPNALALALGAGLVALVDVRVLLPLLALAGAGWAAAVAVRGRGGRDQGTPAPDATAAVG, encoded by the coding sequence ATGCGCTGGTATCTGACAGGAATCGTCGTGTCCGGATTCGGTACGACGGCGATGTGGCTGGTCTCCGGGATCTGGGTCAAGTCTCTGACGGGCTCCGACAGTCTCGCGGCCCTGGCCGCCTTCGCCCTCTGGGCACCCGTTCTGCTCGGGCCGCTGCTCGGTACGCTCGCGGACCGGGTGCGGCGGCGGCCGCTCCTGATCGTCCTCGACCTCGCGGCGGCCGCGCTCCTCCCGGTCCTCCTGTGGGTGGACTCGGCGGACCGGGTGTGGCTGCTCTTCGCCGTCCTCGTCCTGTACGGGGCACAGGGCGCCGTCCACGAGGCGGCGGAGCAGGCCCTGGTGGCCACCGTGATGGACGAGAAGCGGCTCGGCACCTTCAACGGGCTGCGGATGACCGCGAACGAGTCGACGAAGCTGATCGCCCCGCTCGTGGCGGCGGGCCTCTTCGCCGCGTACGGCGGGGGGACCGTCGCGCTGCTCGACGCGGCGAGCTTCGCGCTCGCGGCGGGTCTCTTCGCGCTGATGCCCGTACGGGAGGAGCGTCCGGCACGGCCGGAGTCCCGGCACTGGTGGCGGGAGACCACGGAGGGCGCCCGGCTGCTCCGCGCCTCGCCGGTCCTGCGGCCGCTGGTGGCGACGGGCGCGTTCACGATGCTGCTCGCCGGGGTGAACGGGGCCGCGGTCTACGCGGTCGTCGACCGGGGGCTCGGGCACGCCCCCGCGTACGCCGGGCTGCTCTACGCGGTGCAGGGCGTCGGCTCGGTCCTCGCGGGCCTGGTCACCGGCCCGCTGCTGCGCCGGACACCCGAGCGGACGCTGGCCGCCGCCGGTCTCGCGCTGTTCGCGGTGGCGGTGGGCGTCCGGGCGCTGCCGTACGAGGCGACGGCCCTGGCGGCGAGCGCGGCCATCGGCCTGGGGCTGCCGTGGGTCCTCGTGGCGGTGGTGACGGCGGTGCAGCGGGAGGCGCCCCCGGAGGCGGTGGGCCGCGTGGCGGCGACCGCGCACACCCTGGTCATGGCCCCGAACGCGCTGGCCCTCGCCCTCGGCGCGGGCCTGGTCGCCCTGGTCGACGTCCGTGTCCTGCTGCCGCTGCTCGCGCTGGCGGGGGCGGGGTGGGCGGCGGCGGTCGCGGTACGGGGGCGGGGCGGGCGCGACCAGGGGACGCCCGCCCCGGACGCCACGGCGGCGGTCGGCTGA